The following coding sequences are from one Ochotona princeps isolate mOchPri1 chromosome 8, mOchPri1.hap1, whole genome shotgun sequence window:
- the LOC101536110 gene encoding small ribosomal subunit protein uS7-like — translation MTEWETDAPAVAETPDIKLFGKWSTDDMQINDISQQDYIAVKEKYAKYLPHSAGRYAAKSSHKAQCPIVERLTNPMMMHSHNNGKKLVTVHIIKHTFEIIHLLTGENPLQVLVNAIINSGPREDSTHIGRAGTAGCGCALLCHVNQAIWLLCTGAWEAAFLNFKTTAECLVDELINAYKDFSNSYVIKKKDELEPSPTADFPATAQ, via the coding sequence atGACCGAGTGGGAGACAGATGCACCTGCAGTGGCAGAAACCCCAGACATCAAGctctttgggaagtggagcactgatGACATGCAAATAAACGATATTTCCCAGCAGGATTACATTGCAGTAAAGGAGAAGTATGCCAAgtatctcccacacagtgcagggcgCTATGCTGCCAAGAGCTCCCACAAAGCCCAGTGCCCCATCGTGGAGCGCCTCACCAACCCCATGATGATGCACAGCCACAACAATGGCAAGAAGCTCGTGACTGTGCACATCATCAAGCACACCTTTGAGATCATTCACCTGCTGACTGGGGAGAACCCTCTACAGGTCTTAGTGAATGCCATCATCAATAGTGGCCCCCGGGAAGACTCCACGCACATTGGGCGAGCTGGGACGGCAGGCTGTGGATGTGCCCTGCTGTGCCATGTTAATCAGGCCATCTGGCTGCTGTGCACGGGTGCTTGGGAAGCTGCCTTCCTAAACTTCAAAACCACTGCTGAGTGCCTAGTTGACGAGCTCATCAATGCGTATAAGGATTTCTCCAACTCCTATGTCATCAAGAAGAAGGACGAACTAGAGCCAAGTCCAACTGCTGATTTCCCAGCCACTGCCCAATAA